From Dehalococcoidales bacterium, one genomic window encodes:
- a CDS encoding GuaB3 family IMP dehydrogenase-related protein has translation MTTPQFKQLRRSYGFDEVAIVPGDITINPEQANLDLKIGDFTFPVPILAAAMDAVTDVDFAIRLNKLGGLAVLNLEGLQTRYDNPKEVLAEIAQTPAGEVTPLLQKVYSQPIKDNLIGERIQAIKRAGAVCAVSMLPANTKKFAPIAEEAGGDILVVQSTVTTARHTSKSYHGLIFTELCQSVSMPVVVGNCVSFNACLELMQTGVAAVLIGVGPGSACTTREVLGIGVPQVTATIDCAAARDQYLKESGRYVPIITDGGFRKGGDVCKAIVAGADGVMVGSIFAQTKEAPGLGYHWGMANPHAALPRGTRVKVGTTGTLEQILFGPTSVTDGSQNLVGALRTAMGVCGAFTIQDMHQAEMVIAPAITTEGKSWQLARS, from the coding sequence ATGACTACCCCCCAGTTCAAACAACTGAGACGTTCTTACGGTTTTGATGAAGTGGCTATTGTGCCTGGAGATATAACAATCAACCCTGAGCAAGCAAACCTCGACCTCAAGATAGGCGATTTTACGTTTCCGGTGCCTATTCTGGCGGCGGCCATGGACGCCGTGACCGATGTCGACTTTGCCATCCGGCTTAATAAGCTGGGGGGGCTGGCCGTTCTTAATCTGGAAGGTCTGCAAACGCGGTATGACAATCCTAAGGAGGTGCTGGCGGAAATTGCGCAAACACCCGCTGGTGAGGTCACCCCGCTACTGCAAAAGGTGTATTCCCAGCCAATCAAGGACAACCTGATTGGGGAGAGAATCCAGGCTATCAAACGGGCGGGGGCGGTATGCGCTGTCTCGATGCTGCCGGCTAACACTAAAAAGTTTGCTCCGATAGCGGAGGAAGCCGGAGGCGATATTCTCGTTGTCCAGTCAACGGTGACGACGGCGCGGCATACCTCCAAGAGCTACCACGGACTTATCTTCACCGAGCTTTGCCAGTCAGTGTCAATGCCGGTCGTTGTCGGCAACTGTGTGAGCTTTAACGCCTGTCTGGAGCTGATGCAAACCGGTGTGGCCGCGGTTCTGATCGGCGTCGGGCCGGGGTCTGCCTGCACTACCCGTGAAGTCCTCGGTATCGGCGTCCCACAGGTAACGGCGACGATTGATTGCGCTGCCGCCAGGGACCAGTACCTGAAGGAGTCAGGGCGGTATGTGCCGATAATCACCGACGGTGGTTTCCGTAAAGGCGGGGACGTGTGCAAGGCGATTGTTGCCGGCGCTGACGGGGTAATGGTCGGGTCTATATTTGCCCAGACAAAGGAGGCGCCCGGACTTGGTTACCACTGGGGTATGGCTAATCCGCACGCCGCGCTGCCCAGGGGTACCCGGGTGAAAGTTGGCACTACCGGCACATTGGAGCAAATCCTCTTCGGGCCTACGTCAGTTACCGATGGCAGTCAGAACCTGGTCGGGGCTTTGCGCACGGCGATGGGTGTTTGCGGCGCCTTTACTATCCAGGATATGCACCAAGCCGAAATGGTTATTGCCCCCGCGATTACCACCGAAGGTAAATCATGGCAACTGGCCCGGTCATAG
- the rsmI gene encoding 16S rRNA (cytidine(1402)-2'-O)-methyltransferase, which translates to MPTLYVVATPIGNLEDISRRALRILGEVKLIAAEDTRKTRRLLTTYDIKTPMTSYYEHNKLSKLDYILDFLEKEDVALVSEAGTPGISDPGYELILAAIQRKLPVVPVPGPSVIITALTVSGLPTDKFTYLGFLPRKTGARQRLLETIVNEPSTIIILEAPHRLVASLQDILNIFGDREMAVCRELTKLHEEVFRGRISQAIAHFTEPRGEFTLVIEGRKEKDKPQLTEDIEQRLRQMRLSGATAREAVARVAGETNLPKKELYRTWVKLI; encoded by the coding sequence ATGCCCACCCTTTATGTTGTCGCCACTCCTATCGGTAATCTGGAGGACATTTCCCGGCGTGCGCTCCGTATCCTGGGCGAAGTGAAGCTCATTGCCGCTGAGGATACCCGCAAAACAAGGCGGCTACTGACCACATATGACATTAAGACACCGATGACCAGTTATTATGAACACAATAAATTAAGCAAGCTGGACTATATTCTGGATTTCCTTGAGAAAGAGGATGTCGCCCTTGTTTCGGAAGCTGGAACTCCGGGAATATCCGACCCCGGTTACGAGCTGATTCTAGCCGCTATCCAGCGCAAACTGCCGGTTGTGCCCGTTCCCGGCCCTTCCGTTATTATCACGGCGCTGACCGTTTCCGGCCTGCCGACAGACAAGTTCACCTACCTGGGCTTTCTGCCTCGTAAAACTGGCGCCAGGCAGCGTCTACTGGAAACCATCGTCAACGAACCGTCCACTATCATCATCCTGGAAGCGCCTCACCGGCTGGTGGCATCTTTGCAGGACATCCTGAATATCTTTGGTGACAGGGAAATGGCCGTCTGCCGCGAGCTGACCAAGCTCCACGAAGAGGTCTTCCGGGGAAGAATCAGCCAGGCAATAGCGCACTTTACCGAACCGAGAGGTGAATTCACCCTGGTCATCGAGGGCAGGAAGGAGAAAGACAAGCCTCAATTAACCGAAGATATTGAGCAGCGGCTGCGGCAAATGAGGCTCTCCGGAGCAACGGCCAGAGAAGCGGTCGCCAGAGTGGCCGGAGAGACAAACTTGCCCAAAAAAGAGTTGTACCGGACCTGGGTCAAGCTGATCTAA